Within Desulfurobacterium thermolithotrophum DSM 11699, the genomic segment AAAAGTATTTGATAATCTATAGTGTTGTCGTAGTTTCTGACCCATCTATACGATAGTCTACCATTCCAACAACCTCTATTAACAGAAAATCCGTATTCCCTTTCTCTATCTTCAGAAAGTTTTAAATCGTACCTTTGCTGATAAGAGAAAGAAAGAATTTTATTGATAGGTAAAGAAAGACCCCATCTTAAATAGTTTGCATTTAGGACGGAGTCAAAATCGTAGTAATGATTTAACCATACTGAGACTTTAAGTAATTTTGTTGAAAGGAAAGTATTTGTTCTTCTAATTTCATTATTATAAGGAGAGTAGTAAATAGTTTCTTCTAAGTGAAACCAAGAGAAGGGACTTGTATCAATGTCTAACTTCCACAAGTTCCAGGGATTTTCTTTGTTGTAAAAGTTGTAAAAAGCACTAAGAGATAATCTTCCTATGCTTTTTCCTGATTTGTAAATATAAGTGGTTAAGGAAGGGATAAGTGTCTTTTCTTTTTCTACTCTATCTGAATCATCATAGAAAGGATTGTTACTTTGATTTTCGTTTTCTATGAAGTGAAACTGGAGCTCTGGATTAAAGGAAAGAGAAATATCATTAGAGATAGAGGAATGAAAGTCTGTAGTTAAAACATTAGAAAATTTAAATATGTTTCTCTTTCCACCATGCTGATATTTTGTTAACAAAATTGCCCATTTTGCTGTGTTTTTAAATCTTCCAAAAAATTTGCTATATCTTATGGCAGGTTCAATGTTAAAACGATATCCGCTATTACCAGCTTTTCTATAAAAGTATGTTAGCTCAGAGTCGGCACTAAGAGTAAATGGTGTTTTCCATATTGGAACATCTAAAAGGTAAAAATTAACAGTTGGAAATCTTTGGTAGACAGTATCTGTGGAACCATCAAGATTATTCAAATAAACAGCATTTATATTTAAAATAAAATGTTTCCAAAGTTTTGAAACGGTTAAATCCGATTTTGTGTATTGTTTTGTTTTTTCTTCTATATTAAAAGTATCTGTAGACTTAAAAAATCTTCTGCTGTTAATGAGCTCTATATCACTTCTGCCGTAAAAAAAGTCAGATGGACTAAATGAGTGAGAAAAAGAAAGTTTCCAGTCTTTTCCTTCTTTTCTATCTATTTTATAAAAATAAATAT encodes:
- a CDS encoding LPS-assembly protein LptD, which produces MRKFFLTAVFLLVGVNALSSEIPVHITADRLSGNVNEKVVAEGKAIITYDDVVITGDKATYDRKNGLLKVSGNVVIKEGEVELHCQNIVYNLITKKTVLEKVSGRLSLTDYLKADRVERISEEKWIAYDGEYTPCSHTCPDWSVGARKFNILIGKSFKGKWISFRIKEIPVLVAPYLSGPIVEKRTSGFLFPRISYRSDDGLVYKQPFYLVLGRSADLTLAYEKRFRNGNAQSGEFRYVLSQDSKGDIYFYKIDRKEGKDWKLSFSHSFSPSDFFYGRSDIELINSRRFFKSTDTFNIEEKTKQYTKSDLTVSKLWKHFILNINAVYLNNLDGSTDTVYQRFPTVNFYLLDVPIWKTPFTLSADSELTYFYRKAGNSGYRFNIEPAIRYSKFFGRFKNTAKWAILLTKYQHGGKRNIFKFSNVLTTDFHSSISNDISLSFNPELQFHFIENENQSNNPFYDDSDRVEKEKTLIPSLTTYIYKSGKSIGRLSLSAFYNFYNKENPWNLWKLDIDTSPFSWFHLEETIYYSPYNNEIRRTNTFLSTKLLKVSVWLNHYYDFDSVLNANYLRWGLSLPINKILSFSYQQRYDLKLSEDREREYGFSVNRGCWNGRLSYRWVRNYDNTIDYQILLTINLVKLGNYGYTFTGKKK